The following are from one region of the Pectobacterium actinidiae genome:
- a CDS encoding LysR family transcriptional regulator, whose translation MNLSIKQLRAFIALTETDNFTRAAQKINLSQPAFSSLIAGLEEEVGYRLFDRDTRKVQLNADGLHFIDIVRRLVQTHDDAVGEIKSYATGYKGKIVLAVLPSMAVEWLPQVLAQYHRAYPKIKVELLDTQWDRCLKAVLDGRADLALTAGQPSPGTFSSRMLFADRFYLICQNSHPLAQRDSVDVADVAQYPFVGFCKGTSIRQYTDQLIEPEGFNYVLEVRQLTTMMGLVAANYGVSIVTGLTLFQFQHKDIAIIPFRDLLLQRGIYLVTDKERQLSVCAKEFYDFLLERAESFVPTA comes from the coding sequence ATGAACTTATCGATAAAACAATTACGAGCGTTTATCGCGCTGACTGAAACTGATAATTTCACGCGCGCTGCTCAGAAAATAAATCTCTCTCAGCCTGCATTTAGTTCATTAATTGCCGGGCTGGAAGAAGAGGTCGGTTATCGGTTATTTGACCGCGATACACGTAAAGTGCAGCTCAACGCTGACGGCCTCCATTTCATCGATATTGTCCGTCGGCTGGTGCAAACCCATGATGATGCCGTCGGTGAGATCAAGTCGTATGCCACGGGGTACAAAGGGAAGATTGTGCTGGCAGTCCTACCGTCAATGGCCGTGGAATGGTTGCCTCAGGTGCTGGCACAATATCACCGCGCTTACCCCAAGATTAAGGTTGAGCTGCTGGATACGCAGTGGGATCGCTGCCTGAAAGCGGTGCTGGATGGCCGTGCCGATCTGGCGCTGACGGCAGGGCAACCGTCGCCGGGAACGTTCAGTTCCCGCATGCTGTTTGCCGATAGATTTTATCTGATCTGCCAGAATTCTCACCCGCTGGCGCAGCGCGACAGCGTTGATGTAGCCGATGTAGCGCAATACCCATTTGTCGGGTTCTGCAAAGGCACCAGCATCCGGCAGTATACCGATCAGCTTATCGAGCCGGAGGGCTTTAACTACGTGCTTGAAGTACGTCAGTTGACCACCATGATGGGGCTGGTGGCAGCAAATTATGGTGTGAGTATTGTGACGGGGTTGACGCTGTTTCAGTTCCAGCACAAAGACATTGCGATTATTCCGTTCCGGGATTTATTACTACAGCGCGGCATCTATCTGGTGACGGATAAAGAACGCCAACTGTCGGTGTGCGCGAAAGAGTTTTATGATTTTCTTCTGGAGCGGGCGGAAAGTTTTGTTCCCACGGCGTGA
- a CDS encoding YpfN family protein, with the protein MAWLADYWWIILIILIGMLINGIKELRNVDHTRFLLNKPKLPPHRDNNDKWDKEDDDWPKKKP; encoded by the coding sequence ATGGCATGGCTGGCTGATTACTGGTGGATAATTCTGATTATCCTGATAGGCATGCTGATTAACGGCATCAAAGAATTGCGCAACGTTGACCATACGCGTTTTCTGCTCAACAAACCGAAATTGCCCCCGCACCGTGACAACAACGACAAGTGGGACAAGGAAGACGACGACTGGCCGAAGAAAAAACCCTGA
- a CDS encoding M15 family metallopeptidase, protein MMTSAMLTGKSDQHLVALHGHHRLQPEAVTAFLALQQAAKTAGFNLQPASTFRDFERQRQIWNGKFRGERPVMDANSQPLDVLSLDDGERCEAILRWSAMPGSSRHHWGSDLDIYDPDLLPAGRSLQLEPWEYEEGGYFAALNAWLSTHMHEYGFYRPYAHDLGGVAAELWHISYYPLAQYAEEQLTPDLILAAWQDEDIAGYHWLCQNLPQLFTRYIHNVDEA, encoded by the coding sequence ATGATGACGTCAGCTATGTTAACCGGTAAAAGCGACCAGCATCTGGTCGCTTTACACGGTCATCATCGTCTTCAGCCGGAGGCGGTAACCGCGTTTTTGGCGCTACAGCAGGCGGCAAAAACGGCGGGATTTAACCTACAGCCCGCCAGCACATTTCGTGATTTCGAGCGCCAGCGTCAAATCTGGAATGGCAAATTTCGCGGCGAGCGTCCCGTTATGGATGCCAACAGCCAGCCTCTGGACGTGTTATCGCTGGACGACGGCGAGCGCTGTGAAGCGATTCTGCGCTGGTCCGCCATGCCTGGTTCCAGCCGCCACCATTGGGGTAGCGATCTCGATATCTACGATCCCGATTTATTACCCGCAGGCCGTTCGCTCCAACTGGAACCGTGGGAATATGAGGAGGGAGGTTACTTTGCCGCACTGAACGCGTGGCTGAGTACACACATGCATGAATACGGTTTTTATCGGCCTTATGCGCACGATCTCGGCGGTGTCGCAGCCGAACTCTGGCATATCAGCTATTATCCATTAGCACAGTATGCGGAAGAACAGCTTACACCCGACCTCATTCTTGCCGCCTGGCAAGATGAAGACATTGCAGGCTACCACTGGCTTTGCCAGAACTTGCCGCAGCTGTTTACCCGTTATATTCATAATGTTGATGAGGCGTAA
- the dapE gene encoding succinyl-diaminopimelate desuccinylase, with the protein MSCPVIELAQQLIKRPSLSPHDEGCQALMIERLTAIGFTVEAMDFGDTQNFWAWRGTGKTLAFAGHTDVVPSGDESHWQHPPFEPIIRDGMLYGRGAADMKGSLAAMVIAAERFVAAHPNHQGRLAFLITSDEEASAVNGTVKVVEALMARNERLDYCLVGEPSSTHVVGDVVKNGRRGSITANLHVHGVQGHVAYPHLADNPVHRAAPAINELIATEWDQGNAFFPPTTMQIANIQAGTGSNNVIPGEMFVQFNFRFSTELTDVLIQQRVAELLDRHQLNYTIDWKLSGQPFLTARGELVDAVVNAVKHYNEVTPELLTNGGTSDGRFIARMGAQVVELGPVNATIHKVDECVSAADLQLLSRMYQRIMEQLIA; encoded by the coding sequence GTGTCTTGCCCAGTCATAGAACTCGCTCAACAGTTAATTAAACGCCCTTCCCTCAGCCCGCATGACGAGGGTTGCCAGGCGCTCATGATTGAACGCCTGACGGCGATAGGCTTTACCGTCGAAGCGATGGATTTTGGCGATACCCAGAATTTCTGGGCATGGCGCGGCACGGGGAAAACGCTGGCCTTCGCCGGACACACCGATGTGGTTCCCAGCGGTGATGAAAGCCACTGGCAGCATCCCCCGTTTGAACCCATCATTCGTGACGGCATGCTGTACGGTCGCGGCGCGGCGGACATGAAAGGTTCACTGGCTGCGATGGTGATTGCCGCCGAGCGCTTTGTCGCTGCCCATCCTAACCATCAAGGGCGTCTGGCGTTCCTGATTACCTCGGACGAAGAAGCCAGCGCCGTTAACGGCACCGTAAAAGTGGTTGAGGCGTTGATGGCACGCAACGAGCGGTTGGACTACTGTCTGGTCGGCGAGCCGTCCAGTACGCATGTGGTGGGCGATGTGGTAAAAAATGGCCGTCGCGGCTCTATCACCGCGAATCTGCACGTACACGGCGTGCAAGGGCACGTTGCTTATCCTCATCTGGCGGACAACCCCGTTCACCGTGCAGCTCCAGCAATTAACGAACTGATCGCCACCGAATGGGATCAGGGCAATGCCTTCTTCCCGCCAACCACCATGCAAATCGCCAATATTCAGGCAGGCACTGGCAGCAATAACGTCATCCCCGGCGAAATGTTTGTCCAATTTAATTTCCGCTTCAGCACTGAATTAACCGATGTGTTAATCCAGCAGCGCGTCGCAGAATTGCTGGATCGCCATCAGCTTAATTACACCATCGACTGGAAACTCTCCGGCCAACCATTCCTGACCGCACGTGGCGAACTGGTCGATGCGGTGGTGAATGCCGTCAAACATTACAATGAGGTCACCCCAGAGCTACTGACTAATGGCGGCACCTCCGATGGCCGTTTCATTGCCCGCATGGGTGCGCAGGTCGTTGAACTGGGCCCCGTCAATGCTACAATCCATAAAGTAGATGAATGCGTTAGCGCAGCAGATCTGCAACTGCTGAGCCGCATGTACCAACGCATTATGGAGCAGCTCATCGCATGA
- a CDS encoding ArsC family reductase translates to MALTMYGIKNCDTIKKARRWLDDQQVAYRFHDYRADGLDEQLLQRFINQLGFQALLNTRGTTWRKLSEEQRELINSDTHDSAEAAKNLMLDQPAVIKRPLLMSDDGNALLGFSIDSYQKFIAENQ, encoded by the coding sequence ATGGCGCTGACCATGTACGGCATCAAAAACTGTGACACTATCAAGAAAGCGCGCCGCTGGCTGGACGATCAACAGGTGGCGTATCGCTTCCATGATTACCGTGCCGACGGTCTGGATGAACAGCTACTACAGCGTTTTATCAACCAACTGGGGTTTCAGGCCTTACTCAACACGCGTGGAACAACCTGGCGTAAGCTCAGTGAAGAACAGCGTGAATTAATCAACAGCGATACCCACGATAGCGCAGAGGCCGCAAAAAACCTGATGCTGGATCAGCCAGCGGTGATTAAACGACCGTTGCTGATGAGCGATGACGGCAATGCGCTGCTTGGATTTAGTATCGACAGCTACCAGAAATTTATTGCGGAGAACCAATAA
- the ypfM gene encoding protein YpfM: MVEVEVSTWKDFIEAMLRK; encoded by the coding sequence ATGGTAGAAGTAGAAGTGAGTACTTGGAAAGATTTTATTGAAGCAATGTTACGTAAATAA
- a CDS encoding autotransporter outer membrane beta-barrel domain-containing protein: protein MPLIRTLVAMINKINNVNGIKISLWKKSKLFFPLIISALFIYTLSAEAEIFNNTVVFGDSLSDAGNLSHALGIGTSRFTTNPGETATMYVADGLGLSATDSFSGGTNYASGGAGIAHNYSLGIIFSPTIQSQINNYLKNNKVNASTLYQVWGGSNDIYAMYESAPSTATSKIIPVANTEISLLNNLYHAGGKYVVVYNLTNLGKTPDAANHNLQGKYQEVVNQYNHTLNNGLTTLSKNGLNIIPVNTYALLSEIMATPSTYGIINTTSAACNTSSSLLCNKGNYTAGTEYSYLFADNLHPTTGVHKMLASVVLSEISAPGKISLLSKAPLTTTKSQYNLLRKEILTDTYSGDTRVFVSGDYRHQANSTHDTFSSSSNNHFASVGGDVKLSDNLNIGAMVTVSNQKTALDDAGYTLNDHSVAFYQVYHADHPWMSAFVNAGSSHFDDVYRTIHIGPATRTESGSVKGHHIGGGIDAGWWFDLGTAVKTGPFARLERQFVEVEGYNERGNNSSAMWFSEQHRHSLVSSLGWQTQGHLLVTSLDISPYIGMAWNHDYMADDVRQVTAGLNSMGGSFSMPSAASEKDWGVADAGVMVNLTTNLHTWLQYSNEFGGNPRKGSYSTSLGLEYAF, encoded by the coding sequence ATGCCACTTATCCGCACACTCGTAGCGATGATCAATAAAATTAATAATGTCAACGGCATAAAAATATCGCTGTGGAAAAAATCGAAATTATTTTTCCCATTGATTATTTCTGCATTATTTATTTACACATTATCAGCGGAAGCGGAAATTTTTAACAATACGGTAGTTTTTGGTGATAGTTTAAGTGATGCAGGTAATCTTTCGCATGCATTAGGAATCGGAACATCAAGGTTTACCACTAATCCAGGGGAAACTGCAACGATGTATGTTGCAGACGGCTTAGGGCTATCAGCGACAGATTCATTTTCAGGTGGAACCAACTATGCATCGGGCGGTGCTGGTATTGCTCATAATTATTCCTTGGGAATTATATTTTCGCCGACCATCCAATCTCAGATTAACAATTATTTGAAAAACAATAAGGTTAACGCGTCAACACTTTATCAAGTCTGGGGCGGTTCTAATGATATCTATGCCATGTATGAATCTGCACCCTCAACCGCAACCAGTAAAATTATTCCCGTAGCAAACACGGAAATATCTCTACTCAATAATTTATATCACGCAGGAGGAAAATACGTTGTTGTTTATAATCTCACTAATCTTGGGAAGACCCCTGATGCAGCAAACCACAACCTACAGGGAAAATATCAGGAAGTCGTAAACCAATACAATCACACCTTAAATAACGGCCTTACGACGCTGAGTAAAAATGGACTTAATATCATCCCCGTAAATACTTATGCTCTTCTGTCAGAAATTATGGCTACTCCATCAACCTATGGCATTATCAATACGACCAGCGCGGCCTGCAATACATCATCATCGCTGCTCTGTAACAAAGGCAACTATACTGCCGGAACAGAATACAGCTATCTTTTTGCTGATAATCTTCACCCTACAACGGGTGTTCACAAGATGCTTGCCAGCGTCGTTTTATCTGAGATTTCAGCGCCAGGTAAAATTTCACTACTGAGCAAAGCCCCTCTGACAACAACAAAATCTCAGTACAATTTGCTACGCAAAGAAATCCTTACCGATACCTATAGCGGCGATACGCGGGTATTCGTCAGTGGTGATTATCGCCATCAGGCCAACTCAACCCACGATACCTTTTCAAGCAGTAGTAATAACCACTTTGCTTCGGTCGGCGGCGACGTGAAATTAAGTGATAATCTTAACATTGGGGCGATGGTAACGGTCTCTAATCAAAAGACCGCACTTGATGATGCAGGCTACACGTTAAATGACCACAGCGTCGCATTTTATCAAGTCTACCACGCCGACCATCCCTGGATGAGCGCATTCGTTAATGCTGGCTCTTCTCACTTTGATGATGTTTATCGCACCATTCACATCGGCCCAGCAACGCGCACAGAATCAGGTTCAGTGAAAGGGCACCATATTGGTGGTGGTATTGATGCTGGCTGGTGGTTCGATCTGGGAACCGCTGTCAAGACAGGGCCTTTTGCCCGTTTGGAACGTCAATTTGTTGAAGTAGAAGGCTATAACGAACGCGGAAATAATAGCTCGGCTATGTGGTTTTCAGAACAACATCGTCACTCCCTGGTTTCCAGTCTTGGTTGGCAAACTCAAGGTCACTTACTTGTGACCAGTTTAGATATTAGCCCTTACATAGGAATGGCATGGAATCATGATTACATGGCAGATGATGTGCGACAGGTCACCGCAGGCTTGAATTCTATGGGAGGGAGTTTCTCTATGCCGAGCGCGGCTTCAGAAAAAGACTGGGGTGTGGCAGATGCTGGAGTGATGGTCAATCTTACAACCAACCTGCATACATGGTTGCAATATTCCAATGAGTTTGGTGGTAACCCCAGAAAAGGCAGCTATAGCACTAGCCTCGGCTTGGAGTACGCATTCTAA
- a CDS encoding aspartate/glutamate racemase family protein, with product MVSKTLGLIGGMSWESTIPYYRIINEYVKSQLGGLHSAKIILHSVDFHEIERLQSQGDWEQAAAVLGNIAVGLRQAGADAIVICTNTMHKVADDVERACQLPLLHIADATGTSLKQHGLKKVGLLGTRYTMEQDFYRQRIQERFGVEVMVPDHEGKEAVNRIIYDELCLGNINDASRQVYRDIIQQLEQQGAEGIILGCTEIPLLIGASDAKVPLFDTSKLHAIAAAKFSLN from the coding sequence ATGGTAAGCAAAACGCTGGGTCTGATCGGGGGCATGAGTTGGGAATCCACGATTCCGTATTACCGCATCATCAACGAGTATGTGAAAAGTCAACTTGGCGGCCTGCACTCCGCCAAAATCATCCTGCACAGTGTGGATTTCCATGAGATCGAACGGTTGCAGTCACAAGGTGATTGGGAACAGGCAGCCGCCGTACTGGGTAATATCGCGGTAGGATTACGTCAGGCAGGCGCAGACGCTATCGTCATCTGTACCAACACCATGCATAAAGTCGCCGATGACGTTGAACGGGCCTGCCAGCTTCCCCTTTTGCACATTGCCGATGCCACCGGTACCAGCCTGAAACAACATGGATTGAAGAAAGTCGGTTTGCTCGGAACCCGCTACACAATGGAGCAGGATTTCTATCGCCAGCGCATCCAGGAACGATTCGGCGTGGAGGTGATGGTTCCTGACCATGAGGGGAAAGAAGCCGTTAATCGCATCATTTACGACGAGCTGTGTCTGGGGAACATTAACGACGCATCGCGGCAGGTCTATAGGGATATTATCCAACAGCTTGAACAGCAAGGCGCGGAAGGCATCATTCTGGGTTGTACGGAGATCCCGCTATTGATTGGTGCCAGTGATGCGAAGGTTCCTCTTTTTGATACCAGTAAGCTCCACGCGATTGCCGCGGCGAAATTTTCGCTCAACTAG
- the cspE gene encoding transcription antiterminator/RNA stability regulator CspE, producing MSKIKGSVKWFNESKGFGFITPEDGSKDVFVHFSAIQSNGFKTLAEGQRVEFEITDGAKGPSAANVNAI from the coding sequence ATGTCTAAGATTAAAGGTAGTGTTAAGTGGTTTAATGAGTCCAAAGGCTTCGGTTTCATTACTCCTGAAGATGGCAGCAAAGACGTGTTCGTACACTTCTCTGCCATCCAGAGCAATGGTTTCAAAACTCTGGCTGAAGGTCAGCGTGTAGAGTTCGAAATCACTGACGGTGCCAAAGGTCCTTCTGCTGCTAACGTTAACGCTATTTAA
- the crcB gene encoding fluoride efflux transporter CrcB, protein MFSTLLAVFIGGGVGSVARWQLGIKFNNLYPTLPLGTLLANLIGAFVIGGALAFFLRHPHLDQDWKILITTGLCGGLTTFSTFSAEVVMFLQSGQLAAAGLHVLLNLAGSLLMTALAFALVTWVTTH, encoded by the coding sequence ATGTTTAGTACATTACTCGCGGTATTTATTGGTGGCGGAGTCGGTAGTGTGGCACGCTGGCAGCTAGGTATTAAGTTTAACAATTTGTATCCAACGCTGCCGCTAGGCACGCTGCTTGCCAACCTGATTGGTGCTTTCGTTATTGGCGGTGCACTCGCCTTCTTCCTGCGCCATCCCCATCTCGATCAGGACTGGAAAATATTGATTACCACCGGACTGTGCGGCGGTTTAACGACGTTTTCGACCTTTTCTGCAGAAGTCGTCATGTTCCTACAAAGCGGGCAGCTAGCGGCAGCGGGGTTACATGTGTTGTTGAATCTGGCGGGATCGTTACTCATGACTGCACTGGCGTTTGCCCTGGTCACGTGGGTGACAACACACTGA
- the tatA gene encoding Sec-independent protein translocase subunit TatA, whose translation MEGISIAKLLVIGALIILLFGTNKLRSLGGDLGAAIKGFKKAMNDDQPMKTDDTTTLNDSSRKES comes from the coding sequence ATGGAAGGTATCAGTATTGCCAAGCTGTTGGTGATTGGCGCATTAATCATTCTGCTGTTCGGTACGAATAAACTTCGTAGCCTCGGCGGTGATTTGGGCGCGGCGATTAAAGGCTTCAAGAAGGCGATGAATGACGATCAACCGATGAAGACGGATGATACGACAACGCTGAATGATTCTTCTCGTAAAGAATCTTGA
- the lipA gene encoding lipoyl synthase — MSKPIQIERGVKYRDADKMALIPVRTVVTERQELLRKPEWMKIKLPADSSRIQGIKAAMRKNGLHSVCEEASCPNLAECFNHGTATFMILGAICTRRCPFCDVAHGRPLTPDANEPEKLAQTIHDMGLRYVVITSVDRDDLRDGGAQHFADCISAIRRKNPSIRIETLVPDFRGRMDRALEILTATPPDVFNHNLENVPRVYRQVRPGANYEWSLKLLENFKKAHPDVPTKSGLMVGLGETNAEIVEVMRDLRRHGVTMLTLGQYLQPSRHHLPVQRYVSPDEFDEMKAEAMAMGFTHAACGPFVRSSYHADLQAKGIEVK, encoded by the coding sequence ATGAGTAAACCGATTCAGATCGAACGCGGCGTCAAATACCGCGATGCCGATAAGATGGCGCTAATCCCGGTACGTACCGTCGTCACCGAACGCCAAGAGCTTCTGCGCAAACCTGAATGGATGAAGATTAAACTTCCGGCGGATTCAAGCCGTATTCAGGGAATCAAAGCGGCCATGCGCAAAAACGGGTTGCACTCAGTTTGCGAAGAAGCGTCCTGTCCGAATCTGGCGGAGTGTTTTAACCACGGTACTGCCACGTTCATGATTCTGGGCGCGATTTGTACGCGCCGCTGCCCGTTCTGTGACGTTGCCCACGGCCGTCCGCTTACGCCGGATGCCAATGAACCTGAGAAGCTGGCACAGACCATCCATGACATGGGCTTGCGCTATGTCGTGATCACCTCCGTTGACCGTGATGATCTGCGCGACGGCGGAGCCCAGCACTTTGCAGACTGTATTAGCGCCATTCGTCGCAAGAACCCGAGTATCCGCATCGAAACGCTGGTGCCAGACTTCCGTGGCCGTATGGATCGCGCGTTAGAGATCTTGACTGCTACACCACCCGATGTGTTCAACCACAATCTGGAAAACGTACCGCGCGTTTACCGTCAGGTTCGCCCTGGTGCGAACTATGAGTGGTCACTGAAGCTGTTGGAAAACTTCAAAAAAGCGCATCCAGATGTCCCAACCAAATCTGGCCTGATGGTGGGATTGGGGGAAACCAATGCGGAAATCGTGGAAGTGATGCGCGATCTGCGCCGCCACGGGGTGACGATGCTGACGCTGGGGCAATACTTACAGCCGAGCCGTCATCACCTGCCGGTACAGCGCTACGTTAGCCCAGATGAGTTCGATGAGATGAAAGCCGAAGCAATGGCGATGGGCTTTACTCACGCGGCCTGCGGTCCATTTGTTCGCTCATCCTACCATGCCGACCTACAGGCAAAAGGCATCGAAGTAAAATAA